cggattgattaacgtcagaaactttatcctgtattgaaatttcataaaaataatttgttttgatCTAATGTGAAACGATCGTCACCCGCTGATCGGTCAGAGATAACATAGTAAAGACGACGTATCACAATTTTGGCGTGATGCGAAACACACAGCAAAAGCGTGGGGTTTGGATAATAGATTGCTGAACccagtctattcattggttctaTTTGAGTAAACTGGCGAGAAGACACCTTCGGCCACTCGACCTCGAGTGTGGCGCGTGCGTAAGGGTGGTGCGTTACAACTGACATCTTCGAAAAAAGCGGTGTATCTcctccacgtcgttttttacgactattagctagaggtgagcggaaccacaccgGATACTACTACCAACAACCCCGTCTTTAGCTTTTTCTGCGAATCTCTTCACCACATTAGGTTTGTGCTATACTGCCCTTAAGGCGAACAAATGTCATAACTAGCTTAGCTGCAATCATAGAGAGTAAAACGACTTTAGAGAATTACATACTTTTCACTACTGCAGGTCAGTATGACTATGCATAGACTATTTCTTACTATAACTTGAATACATCTTAGTGCTATAAACTCGCCCATTTAGTGGATCACTTTCATTTTGCCTCTATTAATACTTATATGGCAACTgcgctcacctattcaacacaaCCGTTCTCCTTACTTTGAACTACTCTTCAGAAAACTGCCTTGCCGCAAGCAAGAAGAAAGTCCGCTTAGCGTCAGCGCATTTGAAAGTGCGATACTAGGAGTATCTCGCTTCACGCAAGTCAAAGAAGGGATTCAAGTCTAGTATtacgtcaccgatcgaagataagagacgctgccgcatatgccaaggaaagtaaaacaaggtgggccggacacgtggcCGGGCGGAAAAGAAAGATACGCTGCTACTCGAGTCCCTCGCCAGTAGAGAAGCCATTGGGCAATCTTTGCACGCGATCGCGACAGGTGGAAGTATCACTGTTATCCGCTCGAGCGAATCGATGAACAGAGGAAGTACAGGTGGTACAGCTGGTGGTGGCACATCGACTATTCACGAAAACCGCGGAGAACCAAAAACTCACGTCCGAggtcgcaaggctttgcagagaggcgatgaAGGAAGACgttaaagagagaaaagcagaagtgctgggtgaagctgcagaggcggtaAAAGCATCCGCTGTACCCGTCGAGGCCTCGCCAGTCGCAatacgaggatgactgctctccggaacccgaaggaaacaaccattgcatcgagaaggggaatggagaaaatcatctacgacttatactctgatctcttcgacagtcatgtccacttgcttcctcaccatctgagggaagacggacatgttattccagaagttctcccgtccgaaataagACATGCtgtcatgtcggtaagaaatcgtacggcatccg
This window of the Necator americanus strain Aroian chromosome III, whole genome shotgun sequence genome carries:
- a CDS encoding hypothetical protein (NECATOR_CHRIII.G13286.T1), whose translation is MTALRNPKETTIASRRGMEKIIYDLYSDLFDSHVHLLPHHLREDGHVIPEVLPSEIRHAVMSVRNRTASGPDRIRPERLKDPPPVLINTMVMLFTRFGMQGS